CCCCATCCAGGACCTGTAGGTCCCGGCGTCTGATCGCCGAAATGGCCGCCGCACAGAGCGCCCCACTCAGCAGGTCGGCCAGCAAACCCGCATCACCGGCGCGCACCTCTCGGTGGTTCTGTCCCTCACGGACCATCCTGATGAGTTCCTGCCGGACGTGCGGCAGGGCGGGGGGGAGCGCGGCGAGAAACCGGGCTTCGTTCTCACAAAAATAAACAAACTCCTGCGAGTGGGTCCGCGCGGTTTCGAATTCCAGGTGGACCAGAGCGCGCAGCTTTGTCCGCAGCGGGCGCTTCCCCTCTACGATCTGTCGCACCTGCTGGCCGTACCAACCATACCAGCT
This portion of the Candidatus Binataceae bacterium genome encodes:
- a CDS encoding helix-turn-helix domain-containing protein, with product MQVLKEKPGTKRPAIVAAATALFAKVGVDATSMRDIADAAGVREAAIYRHFVGKEQMAQEIFASWYGWYGQQVRQIVEGKRPLRTKLRALVHLEFETARTHSQEFVYFCENEARFLAALPPALPHVRQELIRMVREGQNHREVRAGDAGLLADLLSGALCAAAISAIRRRDLQVLDGEKLTAESCWQMLRPSR